In the Desulfitobacterium hafniense DCB-2 genome, AGAGACAGCACGCTACTATAAGCTTTTCTATCATAGTGATCTGACCGAAGAGCAATACAAGGCTCTTGTCGCAAACTCCGTTTTTAAATAATCATCGCAGGTGAATCAAAGGGACAGGTCCCATTTTTCAAATTAATCGTCATATCATACATAGCAAACGTCGCAGGTGTAACAAAAGACGACTTCCACGGAAGCCGTCTTTTGTCATATCCCAGACTGCCTTAACCGCAGCAGCCCTTTTCCTTTATCAAAAATCCAAGAACTGCCATTTGTCATCTTGATCCATGGATTGAAAAACAGGACCTGTCCCCTTGATTCACCCTAGTAGTGGGCTCCCGGTATGCGAACGTCTTCTTTTCTTAGGGTGATTTTCAGTTTATCGAGGTATTCCAAATAAGCGACGACGGTCTTTCTGCCAATATTCAGGGCATCCCTGATTTCCGCCACGCTGATGGTTCCTTGGGCGTCCATTAACGAGCGGACGATTTGGCAGACTTTTTGTAAAGCTTCTTTATGGACGAGAATTCCCTGCCCCAGATCCACCAGGTTGCCTGATTTGAGCAGGAATTTCACTACTTCCTCAACGTCCCCTGTTTTCATAGCTGTATCTTTGGCGGCCTGCTGAATACTTCCTGTGTTGAGATCATAAGTTAAAAACACCTTTTCAATCAGGGCTGTTTCCTTGGCTGCCAGAATTCTGGCTAAGGCTTTACCGTCAGGTTCCGACAGGTAGTTTCCATCCGCAAGCAAACGCTGATTAGCAAGGAAATAATTCAGCAATGCTGCAAAATCTTTCGGCTCCATCCCGGAAAAAGCCCCGCTTTTCAGTTCTTCCTTATCCATCTGGTAGCGGTAGGGATATTTCTGATACATTTTCCGGAAGGCGGATTGTATTTTATTAAAATATTTTTCATATTGGTTGATGCTTAAGTATTTACGAGTTTCCTTCAAGATAATTAACTTTCCTGAAGCGACTTCCTTATCCAGGGTTTCCTGTAATTCAGCCCGCTCCGTATTCAAAGCCTGCCAAAGGTCACCCGAACTAAGGGGTTTTTCCGAGGAATTTAAGATTAAGGTGACTAGCTCTTCCCTGGTGCCATGCTCACCGATGCTCATAGCATTCATACTTTCCGGGGAAAACCGCTGTCTGTTTTTCGTGGTATGATACAAAACCCAGCCCCCGCCGATGGTCACAGCAGGGGAGTAGCTGCGGATAATAAATCGGTCTTTGCGCAGAATGACGATGGGTTCTTCAAAACGCAGCTGTGCGTGACCTTTCTCCCCCTCAGGGATCTCATCAGTACCCAGAAGCCTGACCCGGGCCAGAACCTCTTTCGTTCCGGTGTGCACATGTACTCTTTGATTGTGTACCAAATTCCCTTTCCCTTTGACGATATAAATCAGCACATCCGCAATCCGGATTGGAATCAGGGTTCCTTCACGAGCAATGGTGTCGCCCCGCTGGATTTCAGATTTTTCGATTCCGGTGAGATTCAAGGCGCACCGATCGCCGGCAGTCCCTTCGTCGACACTCATATTATGGACCTGAATTCCCTTGACCCGTGCATTAAGTCCGGAAGGATAGATGGCCAGGGTATCGCCTTTGTGAACCACTCCGCTGGTTATCGTGCCGGTGACTACCGTCCCATGCCCTGACATAGAAAAGACTCTGTCGATGGGCAGCCGGAATAATTCTTGACTTTCCTTGACTTGGACCTTTTGGGCAAGCTGATCCAAGGTTTCCCTCAGTTGGGGAATCCCTTCCCCGGTCACGGAAGATACATGGACAATGGGGCTCTCCGCCAAAGTTGTCCCTTGCAGTGCATTCCGGATATCTTCAATGATCATTTCCAGCCACTCGTCGTCCACAAGATCCGTTTTGGTCAGGGCGATGACACCGGTTGTAACATTGAGCAGGTTTAAAATATCCAGATGCTCTCTGGTTTGCGGCATAATACCTTCATCAGCGGCAATGACCAACATCACAAGATCGATACCGGTGACACCGGCCACCATAGTCTTCACGAATTTCTCATGTCCGGGCACATCAATGATGGATACAATCTGACCCGAGGGCAGAGTCAGGGAGGCAAAACCCAGTTCAATGGTCATCCCCCGCCGCTTCTCTTCCTCAAGGCGATCTGTATCAATACCGGTCAGTTTTCTCACTAAGGATGTTTTGCCGTGGTCAATATGCCCGGCGGTTCCTAAGACAATCTTTTTCATCAGTTCACCCCACGATGTTCTGCATGGTTTGCGTAATGAGGGGAAATTCCTTTTCCGACATAGTGCGGACATTCAGCAGGACTTTGTCTTTAACGATCCGGCAAATAATCGGGATGGGCTCTTGTCTGAGGAGCTCCTGGAGCCGGTTGGCCGATAAACCGTCGATCGTTAAGGATACAGCCTTGCCTTTTAACAGAACATCCGGCAAGGAGCCACCCCCTGCTTCATCATGAACATCCACGATTTCCACTTGACAGCGTTCACCCAAGGCGGCCTGGAGCTGCCGCTCCAGCTCCTCTGCCCGCAGCAGCAAGTCTGCCTCTTTTAAGGCCAGCATGTTTAAGGCGGGGATCTGGGCAAGGGCTTTTTCAGGATTCATATAGAGTTTCAAAACTGCAGTTAAAGCCGCAATAGAACTTTTATCGCAACGGACAATGCGGGCAAAAGAATTCTTTTTAATCTTGTCGATCAAAGCCTTTTTGCCGGCGATGACACCAATCTGTGGACCGCCCAGCAATTTATCCCCGCTAAAGGTGACAAGATCCGCACCGCCAGCGATAACTTCCTGTACAGTTGGTTCATGGGGCAGTCCGATTTTGCTCAGATCATAAAGGCAGCCGC is a window encoding:
- the selB gene encoding selenocysteine-specific translation elongation factor; its protein translation is MKKIVLGTAGHIDHGKTSLVRKLTGIDTDRLEEEKRRGMTIELGFASLTLPSGQIVSIIDVPGHEKFVKTMVAGVTGIDLVMLVIAADEGIMPQTREHLDILNLLNVTTGVIALTKTDLVDDEWLEMIIEDIRNALQGTTLAESPIVHVSSVTGEGIPQLRETLDQLAQKVQVKESQELFRLPIDRVFSMSGHGTVVTGTITSGVVHKGDTLAIYPSGLNARVKGIQVHNMSVDEGTAGDRCALNLTGIEKSEIQRGDTIAREGTLIPIRIADVLIYIVKGKGNLVHNQRVHVHTGTKEVLARVRLLGTDEIPEGEKGHAQLRFEEPIVILRKDRFIIRSYSPAVTIGGGWVLYHTTKNRQRFSPESMNAMSIGEHGTREELVTLILNSSEKPLSSGDLWQALNTERAELQETLDKEVASGKLIILKETRKYLSINQYEKYFNKIQSAFRKMYQKYPYRYQMDKEELKSGAFSGMEPKDFAALLNYFLANQRLLADGNYLSEPDGKALARILAAKETALIEKVFLTYDLNTGSIQQAAKDTAMKTGDVEEVVKFLLKSGNLVDLGQGILVHKEALQKVCQIVRSLMDAQGTISVAEIRDALNIGRKTVVAYLEYLDKLKITLRKEDVRIPGAHY